The following proteins are encoded in a genomic region of Bradyrhizobium sp. SK17:
- a CDS encoding alpha/beta hydrolase, producing the protein MTHSDHSRRTIIKGISVATAAGAFGAAPVQAATPIPTEGQIWSNEYWAKKGDVPLWMFRKRIGAPKPGEPARPVVFFVHGSSVTSRAFDLTVPGKGEYSLLNVFARYGFDCWTMDHENYGKSGRTSGNADIASGVEDLKAAVEVIARETGQTRYHFVGESSGALRAGAFAMASPERIDRLVFAAFTYKGEGSPTLAKRAEQLAYYRSHNMRKRDRDMIRSIATRDKPGTSDPDVMEALADVEMQFGDQIPTGTYLDMTANLPVVHPEKVLAPVLLVRGEYDGIAAVPDLEEFFNKLPNGDRQFVILPGTAHSVALAVNRELFWHVTRAFLTMPAPIVT; encoded by the coding sequence ATGACGCATTCCGACCATTCGCGGCGCACCATCATCAAGGGCATCAGCGTTGCAACAGCTGCCGGTGCGTTCGGCGCAGCGCCGGTGCAGGCCGCAACCCCGATTCCAACCGAGGGACAAATATGGAGCAACGAATACTGGGCGAAGAAGGGCGACGTCCCGCTATGGATGTTCCGCAAGCGGATCGGCGCGCCAAAGCCGGGCGAGCCGGCGCGGCCCGTGGTGTTCTTCGTCCACGGCTCGTCGGTGACATCGCGGGCGTTCGACCTCACGGTGCCAGGCAAGGGCGAGTATTCGCTGCTTAATGTCTTTGCGCGCTACGGCTTCGATTGCTGGACCATGGATCACGAGAACTACGGCAAGTCAGGCCGCACCTCAGGCAATGCCGACATCGCCAGCGGCGTCGAGGACCTGAAAGCCGCGGTCGAGGTGATCGCGCGCGAGACCGGGCAGACCAGGTACCATTTCGTCGGTGAATCCTCCGGCGCGCTGCGTGCTGGTGCGTTCGCGATGGCCTCGCCCGAGCGGATCGACCGGCTGGTGTTCGCCGCCTTCACCTACAAGGGCGAGGGCTCGCCGACGCTTGCGAAACGCGCCGAGCAGCTTGCCTATTATCGCAGTCACAACATGCGCAAGCGCGATCGCGACATGATCCGCTCGATCGCGACCCGTGACAAGCCCGGCACATCCGATCCCGACGTGATGGAAGCGCTGGCCGATGTCGAGATGCAGTTCGGCGACCAGATTCCGACCGGCACCTATCTCGACATGACGGCCAATCTGCCGGTGGTGCATCCGGAGAAGGTGCTGGCGCCGGTGCTGCTGGTTCGCGGCGAGTATGACGGGATCGCGGCGGTGCCTGATCTCGAGGAGTTCTTCAACAAGCTGCCGAACGGCGACCGGCAGTTCGTCATCTTGCCCGGCACCGCGCATTCGGTGGCGCTCGCCGTCAATCGGGAGCTGTTCTGGCACGTGACCCGGGCGTTCTTGACGATGCCGGCGCCGATCGTGACCTGA
- a CDS encoding VOC family protein yields the protein MANPTMIFVNLPVSDLAHATAFYEAIGATKNPQFSDHTASCMVISETIHVMLLTHDKFRQFTPKKIADGKATSEVLICLSANSRDAVDGYLTRAKGAGGTADPSPKQDYGFMYGRSFEDPDGHVWEVMWMDVEAAMKAQSAAATA from the coding sequence ATGGCCAATCCCACGATGATCTTCGTCAACTTGCCGGTCAGCGACCTCGCCCACGCCACCGCGTTCTACGAAGCGATCGGCGCGACCAAGAACCCGCAATTCTCCGACCACACCGCCTCCTGCATGGTGATCTCCGAAACCATCCACGTCATGCTGCTGACCCATGACAAATTCCGCCAGTTCACGCCGAAGAAGATCGCCGACGGCAAGGCCACCAGCGAGGTGCTGATCTGCCTGTCGGCCAACAGCCGCGACGCAGTCGACGGCTATCTGACCAGAGCGAAGGGTGCGGGCGGCACCGCCGATCCGTCGCCGAAGCAGGATTACGGCTTCATGTATGGCCGCAGCTTCGAGGACCCCGACGGTCACGTCTGGGAAGTGATGTGGATGGACGTCGAGGCTGCGATGAAGGCGCAGTCCGCCGCGGCGACCGCCTGA